From one Shewanella sp. GD04112 genomic stretch:
- a CDS encoding dicarboxylate/amino acid:cation symporter produces MKSKSLLGNIGVQVVIAMIIGALVGFTMGESASIFAPLGTIFIHLIKMLVIPLVLVSIISGAASLGDSPSAGKIGVGTFGFFIVTSGIAVALALVMGKVFTPGAGVDFTAHSSSGLMEVTAEHGALPGVMDTFIGMIPTNVFESLTGGNILQILVFSIFFGIALTKVKGDGAKPIMAALNTVVDAFVWMINCVMVIAPIGVFGLMADSVGTFGFDALEVVFKLFAVFVAAILIYGFVFFPLVVQLFSKVSARQFISAMKKPQVMALSTASSMATLPVNMETCEEDLKVSKATTAFVLPLGATINMSGNAIYYGLVAMFFAQMYNVDLSMTAYAAIIFTSTLGAIGQAGVPGPSFLVVAVLLAAGIPIDGLPLLFALDRVFDMIRTALNITGDAACAIIMDKYTAEPNSN; encoded by the coding sequence ATGAAGAGCAAGAGTTTATTAGGCAACATTGGTGTGCAAGTGGTTATTGCCATGATTATTGGCGCACTGGTTGGTTTTACCATGGGCGAAAGTGCGAGCATCTTCGCCCCACTGGGTACCATCTTTATCCATTTAATCAAAATGCTAGTGATCCCACTGGTACTGGTGTCTATCATCAGCGGCGCAGCCAGCTTAGGCGATAGCCCCTCGGCGGGTAAGATTGGTGTCGGCACCTTCGGTTTCTTTATTGTCACCTCGGGGATTGCCGTGGCCTTGGCATTAGTCATGGGCAAGGTGTTTACGCCAGGCGCGGGGGTAGACTTTACCGCCCATAGCAGTAGCGGCCTGATGGAAGTCACCGCCGAACACGGCGCACTGCCAGGAGTAATGGACACCTTTATTGGCATGATCCCAACCAATGTGTTCGAGTCATTAACTGGCGGGAATATCCTTCAAATTCTAGTGTTTAGTATATTTTTCGGTATCGCGCTGACCAAGGTCAAAGGCGATGGCGCCAAGCCCATCATGGCAGCGTTAAATACCGTCGTCGACGCCTTTGTGTGGATGATCAACTGTGTGATGGTGATTGCGCCCATTGGGGTATTTGGTTTGATGGCCGATTCCGTCGGCACCTTCGGTTTCGATGCCTTAGAAGTCGTGTTTAAGCTGTTTGCCGTGTTTGTGGCCGCGATTCTGATCTACGGTTTTGTGTTCTTCCCCTTAGTGGTACAGCTGTTTTCTAAGGTATCGGCACGCCAATTTATTTCGGCGATGAAAAAACCTCAGGTGATGGCACTGTCGACAGCATCGTCTATGGCCACGCTGCCAGTGAATATGGAAACCTGTGAAGAAGATCTTAAGGTTTCTAAGGCAACCACCGCCTTTGTGCTGCCTTTAGGTGCCACCATCAATATGAGCGGCAACGCGATTTACTATGGTTTAGTCGCCATGTTCTTCGCGCAAATGTACAACGTCGATCTGTCGATGACCGCCTATGCCGCGATTATCTTTACCTCAACCTTGGGTGCCATTGGCCAAGCGGGTGTCCCCGGTCCGTCATTTTTAGTGGTCGCTGTACTACTGGCCGCAGGGATTCCTATTGATGGTTTACCACTGTTATTCGCCCTCGACCGAGTGTTTGACATGATCCGCACCGCGCTCAACATCACGGGTGATGCCGCCTGCGCCATCATTATGGATAAGTACACCGCAGAGCCAAACTCGAACTAA